A single genomic interval of Chryseobacterium paludis harbors:
- a CDS encoding zinc metalloprotease — translation MKKLLFGILALGFMSACNSDNVTNQSENPSNKSEPSGLAGKRFCPSEEIRKQALQNNPELRQRYAALEANTEKFMNDIKLGKVLPDGTVEIPVVVNVLYKTTAQNVSDARIAEQIAVLNADYGGTNSDVTKIPTEFQSVKSGDVKVRFKLANTVRKATTKTSWSDNDAMKKASTGGIDATNPTNYFNIWVVSSMPTSQGEILGYATFPESAGLWNDGVVIAAPYFGKTGASSPFNLGRTATHEVGHYLNLRHIWGDANCGNDLVADTPTQTSDNAGKPTYPVYNTCSGVSRSIMFMNYMDYVDDAAMFMFSAGQKTRMQAVVASSGSRAGLRVN, via the coding sequence ATGAAAAAACTACTATTCGGAATCCTTGCGCTAGGATTCATGTCCGCTTGTAACAGCGACAATGTAACAAATCAAAGTGAAAACCCTTCAAACAAATCTGAGCCTTCCGGCTTAGCTGGCAAAAGATTCTGTCCTTCAGAGGAAATCAGAAAACAAGCTCTACAAAACAATCCTGAGCTTAGACAAAGATATGCTGCACTGGAAGCTAATACAGAAAAATTCATGAACGATATCAAACTGGGAAAAGTTCTACCGGATGGTACTGTTGAAATTCCCGTAGTAGTGAATGTATTATATAAAACGACCGCTCAAAATGTTTCAGATGCAAGAATCGCAGAACAAATTGCTGTATTAAATGCAGATTATGGAGGAACAAATAGTGATGTTACTAAAATTCCTACAGAGTTCCAATCAGTAAAATCAGGTGATGTAAAAGTAAGATTCAAATTAGCAAATACGGTAAGAAAAGCGACTACAAAAACAAGCTGGAGCGATAATGATGCTATGAAGAAAGCGTCTACTGGCGGTATAGATGCAACTAACCCTACCAATTATTTTAACATTTGGGTGGTAAGTAGTATGCCAACCAGCCAAGGAGAAATTCTTGGATATGCCACTTTCCCAGAATCTGCTGGATTATGGAATGACGGTGTAGTTATTGCAGCTCCTTATTTTGGAAAAACTGGAGCCTCATCTCCATTCAACCTAGGTAGAACAGCGACTCACGAAGTAGGTCATTACTTAAATCTTAGACATATTTGGGGAGATGCAAATTGCGGAAATGACCTTGTAGCTGATACACCTACACAAACTTCTGATAATGCAGGTAAACCAACTTATCCTGTATACAATACATGTAGTGGTGTTTCAAGATCTATCATGTTCATGAACTATATGGATTATGTAGATGATGC
- a CDS encoding sensor histidine kinase, whose translation MGKTELLITIILFNIFFVLFVAAVMVYIRKYKQRKKEYLNEIEIKNEIHQKELLATQLEIQQATMQQIGRELHDNIGQKLTLVSLYTQQLLYENKVPEVSERIEQVSQIINQSLQDLRSLSKTLTDDNINQKEIVTLIQEEVDNTNAFKRCNVSFNHNFKQLDLGFVHKNVLLRITQEFIQNSIKHANCKNIFINLNTSEEILWELNIQDDGIGFDRSRITSNGIGLTNMKNRAEIIGAHFSLESLKNKGTSINIILKKQP comes from the coding sequence ATGGGGAAAACAGAACTCTTAATAACCATTATCTTATTCAATATATTCTTTGTATTGTTTGTAGCCGCTGTTATGGTATACATCAGAAAATACAAGCAAAGAAAAAAAGAATATTTAAATGAAATTGAAATAAAAAACGAGATTCACCAAAAGGAACTTCTGGCTACCCAACTAGAAATTCAACAAGCTACAATGCAACAAATAGGACGTGAGCTTCATGACAATATAGGGCAGAAGTTAACGCTTGTAAGTCTTTATACTCAACAGCTTTTGTATGAAAATAAGGTTCCGGAAGTAAGTGAACGAATTGAACAGGTTTCACAAATTATCAATCAATCGTTACAGGATCTAAGAAGCCTCTCAAAAACATTGACTGATGACAACATCAACCAAAAGGAAATTGTAACTTTAATTCAGGAAGAGGTTGATAATACCAATGCTTTTAAAAGATGCAATGTAAGTTTCAATCATAACTTCAAACAGCTCGACTTAGGATTCGTGCATAAAAATGTTCTTTTGAGAATCACGCAGGAATTTATTCAAAACAGTATTAAGCATGCCAATTGCAAAAATATTTTCATTAACCTCAATACTTCCGAAGAAATACTTTGGGAACTTAATATTCAGGATGATGGAATTGGATTTGACAGATCCAGAATAACCTCAAATGGTATAGGGCTAACAAACATGAAAAACAGAGCTGAGATCATTGGAGCTCATTTTAGTTTGGAAAGTTTGAAAAACAAAGGAACCAGTATCAATATTATTTTAAAAAAACAGCCATGA
- a CDS encoding response regulator transcription factor yields MKKTIVIVDDHVLIAKALEGIIDNFKDFEVIYVCENGKDLIQKFENNSKIPDIILLDISMPIMDGFETVLWLKENHPDVKVMALSMQGDDKSVIKMIKNGAKGYLLKNTHPKELETALIKLNTEGFFYPEWASRIIFSNLNNEKESKDTVRISDREKEFLKYTVTELSYKEIADKMCCSPRTVESYRDQLCEKLDLKTRVGLAVFAIKNGFD; encoded by the coding sequence ATGAAAAAAACAATTGTTATCGTAGATGACCACGTCCTTATTGCAAAGGCACTAGAAGGTATTATTGATAATTTTAAAGACTTTGAAGTTATTTATGTCTGTGAAAATGGAAAGGATCTGATCCAGAAATTTGAAAACAACAGTAAGATTCCTGATATAATTCTACTTGATATCAGCATGCCAATTATGGATGGTTTTGAAACTGTTCTCTGGCTTAAGGAAAATCATCCTGACGTTAAGGTAATGGCCTTAAGCATGCAGGGCGATGACAAAAGTGTCATTAAAATGATAAAGAACGGCGCAAAAGGCTACCTCCTAAAAAACACTCATCCAAAAGAGCTTGAAACGGCTCTTATTAAACTTAATACAGAGGGATTTTTTTATCCCGAGTGGGCGTCAAGAATTATTTTTTCCAATTTAAACAATGAGAAAGAATCTAAGGATACGGTGAGGATTTCAGATCGTGAAAAAGAGTTCCTGAAATATACTGTAACCGAACTTAGCTATAAAGAAATCGCTGACAAGATGTGCTGCAGCCCCAGAACTGTAGAAAGCTACAGAGATCAACTCTGTGAAAAATTAGATCTAAAAACCCGAGTAGGACTGGCTGTCTTTGCTATTAAAAATGGTTTCGATTAA